One Arthrobacter sp. StoSoilB20 DNA segment encodes these proteins:
- a CDS encoding glycosyltransferase family 2 protein, producing MYRGVRIAAVVPAYKEENHIAQVIETMPDFVDDIVIVDDCSPDDTSGAARRADDGRVTLIRHEVNQGVGGAVLTAHKAAMELGADINVVMAGDAQMDPDYLPQLLDPVVDGYGFAKANRFFSGESFAGMPGYRIFGNIVLSFMTKLASGYWHIFDPQNGYTAIRTEVLRRLPMNKVAARYSFENDLLIHLNILDVPIVDVPIPAVYGNEVSSIKLRKVIPELLAMLFGGFWRRIWWKYMVWSFSAVALLLIAGIALIVMGLVAGIWVLAASVGSPTAGSVMLAVVPFVLGVQMLLVSLQLDIQASPNRPTMHPMKERT from the coding sequence ATGTATCGAGGCGTTCGAATTGCCGCGGTAGTACCGGCCTATAAAGAAGAAAACCACATTGCACAGGTCATCGAAACGATGCCTGATTTTGTTGATGACATCGTGATCGTCGATGACTGCAGCCCGGACGATACCTCGGGGGCTGCACGTCGCGCCGACGACGGGAGGGTCACCTTGATCCGCCACGAAGTCAACCAGGGTGTTGGTGGTGCTGTCCTGACGGCGCACAAGGCCGCCATGGAACTGGGGGCCGACATCAACGTGGTAATGGCCGGTGACGCCCAGATGGATCCGGACTACCTGCCCCAGCTCCTTGACCCGGTGGTGGATGGTTACGGATTCGCCAAAGCCAATCGCTTCTTCTCAGGTGAATCATTCGCGGGGATGCCGGGTTACCGGATCTTCGGCAACATTGTGTTGTCCTTCATGACCAAGCTTGCTTCGGGCTACTGGCACATCTTCGACCCGCAGAACGGCTACACGGCCATTCGCACCGAGGTCCTGCGCCGCCTCCCCATGAATAAGGTGGCAGCTCGCTACAGCTTCGAAAACGATCTCCTGATCCACCTCAACATCCTTGATGTACCGATTGTGGACGTTCCGATTCCGGCTGTTTACGGCAACGAAGTCTCCAGCATCAAGCTCCGCAAAGTCATTCCTGAACTTCTTGCCATGCTTTTTGGCGGCTTCTGGCGCCGTATCTGGTGGAAGTACATGGTGTGGTCGTTCTCCGCAGTTGCCCTCCTGCTGATCGCCGGTATTGCCCTCATCGTCATGGGCCTTGTGGCCGGTATCTGGGTGCTTGCAGCAAGCGTTGGATCACCGACGGCGGGATCAGTGATGCTGGCTGTGGTTCCCTTTGTCCTCGGCGTCCAGATGCTGCTGGTCTCCCTGCAATTGGATATCCAGGCAAGCCCGAACAGGCCCACCATGCATCCGATGAAGGAACGAACCTAA
- a CDS encoding chitobiase/beta-hexosaminidase C-terminal domain-containing protein: MGGSRQRNRLTAILATASLATAALTGVLTAGPAFADQARQTVATGLTNAAGTVVDPAGRLWVSDARAGFCRVTEASGATAGGLETNTCLGGTLPGHANGPALAGTPAMIDPSPASHGNGDEIAFIPDAAVGSSDVVRALWNTGSGLFKYDGALTIFDGDLRPNAVSDGPDGNIYLSFANARSIVKIVDPTALHPSIESIASVNSKSLSLAATHRNSAGNVVVYVAETTGLTVFTAPDDGVLTNYVPTPLYNVGKPTAIFYDWQSPLVLYTGTGGGTTTADAGKDTITRIDLSTDTVNNQWALGFSKIGGLTMRDGKLLVMEDPGQLDPAKPAERGRLLALGGVVPSIVSGPTAANGTQAANPAFTNDSTPTFTVASTPPGGALECSLQLSTATPVWQVCTGGTFTPSTALANGAYTFSVRAAPTGLPVSRAFTVDVTAPAAPVITSPTANATVNGSPVLGVTSDTDSTLSCSVDSTTAFTACSNGQVLSLATAGQHVLRVRATDMAGNVSPVASVTVTADLTAPQVSISSPAEGATVGISPSFTFASTATDIAGFRCKLGSNAYTACTSPKAYTNVPSGPVSFTVEARDNAGNTSTATRNVTVFAADTAPPVVTADPVAGTYGAGKSITLSVNEAATIYVTTDGTTPTTSSPVYSGPLPLTSLTLKYFARDTAGNSSAVATQTYVLDNTAPTLTVAPAAGGYASGQPVTMSSSEPGSIFYTTDGSTPATSATGSTSAYTNPIVLTGNTTVKAVAVDAYGNASALLTRVYTVLDTTPPVVTVAPPAGSYPANQQITLTANEAGASIYFTTNGTNPTATAANKYSTAITLTAAMTLKYFAVDTSNNSSAIATQAYTVTAPPTNTWKDYTGDTKNDVVARDNAGTLWLYPGNGAGGWLTQRSLGTGWNSLNAIVPTKDFNGDGRSDVLARDTNGVLWLYPGNGSGGLQPRVQAGTAWAGMTLILAPGDFSGDGKADVIARDSAGILWLYRGNGTGGFASSAQIGTGWNSMNAILSTGDFNGDSKTDVLARDTSGILWLYPGNGTGGWLSRVQVGSGWSGMTAILGPGDFNGDGKNDVLARDAGGNLFLYPGNGTSGWLSRSQVGWGWGGFTSLP; encoded by the coding sequence GTGGGCGGAAGCCGGCAACGCAACAGGCTCACGGCAATTCTGGCAACGGCCAGCCTGGCAACGGCGGCGCTTACCGGGGTGCTGACGGCGGGCCCGGCTTTTGCGGACCAAGCACGGCAAACTGTGGCCACCGGTCTGACCAATGCTGCCGGCACTGTGGTGGATCCTGCCGGACGCCTGTGGGTTTCCGATGCACGCGCAGGATTCTGTCGCGTAACAGAGGCATCCGGTGCAACCGCGGGTGGACTGGAAACAAACACCTGCCTGGGCGGGACACTTCCAGGTCACGCCAATGGTCCGGCCCTGGCCGGTACGCCGGCCATGATCGATCCCTCCCCTGCCAGCCACGGCAATGGCGACGAAATCGCATTCATTCCTGATGCCGCCGTCGGAAGTTCCGACGTCGTACGGGCGCTCTGGAATACTGGCAGCGGGCTGTTCAAATACGACGGTGCCCTCACCATCTTTGACGGCGACCTGCGGCCTAACGCCGTCAGCGACGGTCCGGACGGCAATATCTACCTCTCGTTCGCCAACGCCCGGTCGATCGTGAAGATCGTGGACCCCACGGCGCTGCATCCGAGCATCGAATCCATCGCATCGGTAAACTCCAAATCCCTCAGCCTTGCGGCCACGCACCGCAACAGCGCGGGGAATGTTGTGGTGTACGTCGCCGAAACTACCGGACTGACAGTATTTACGGCTCCGGACGACGGTGTCCTGACCAACTATGTCCCGACGCCCCTCTATAACGTCGGTAAGCCGACGGCGATCTTCTACGACTGGCAATCACCCCTGGTCCTCTACACGGGAACCGGCGGTGGAACAACCACAGCTGATGCCGGCAAGGACACGATCACCAGGATTGACCTGAGCACGGACACCGTCAACAACCAATGGGCCCTCGGCTTCAGCAAGATCGGTGGCCTGACCATGCGTGATGGCAAACTCCTGGTCATGGAAGACCCGGGACAGCTGGACCCCGCGAAGCCCGCTGAACGCGGCAGGCTGCTCGCCTTGGGAGGCGTTGTTCCATCCATCGTCAGCGGTCCGACGGCGGCAAACGGAACCCAGGCTGCCAACCCCGCCTTCACCAACGATTCCACGCCAACGTTCACGGTAGCCTCAACACCTCCGGGCGGCGCGCTTGAATGCAGTCTGCAGTTGAGCACCGCGACGCCGGTGTGGCAGGTGTGCACCGGCGGAACGTTTACACCGTCCACGGCTCTGGCCAACGGGGCCTACACGTTCTCAGTGCGGGCGGCACCAACCGGCCTCCCGGTATCACGGGCATTCACTGTCGACGTCACGGCTCCTGCAGCCCCGGTTATCACCTCACCTACTGCCAACGCAACCGTCAACGGCTCCCCTGTCCTGGGGGTCACTTCAGATACCGACTCGACCCTGTCCTGCTCGGTGGATTCCACCACGGCTTTTACAGCCTGCAGCAACGGACAGGTCCTGAGCCTGGCCACAGCAGGTCAACATGTGCTGCGGGTTCGGGCCACGGACATGGCAGGCAACGTCAGCCCCGTCGCCTCTGTGACCGTGACTGCCGATCTGACCGCACCCCAGGTATCGATCAGTTCGCCGGCAGAAGGAGCAACGGTGGGCATCTCGCCCTCATTCACCTTCGCTTCAACTGCTACGGACATTGCTGGATTCCGGTGCAAGCTGGGCTCAAATGCCTACACGGCCTGCACCTCGCCCAAGGCCTACACCAACGTTCCAAGCGGTCCCGTCAGCTTCACGGTTGAAGCAAGGGACAACGCAGGAAACACCTCTACTGCCACGAGGAACGTCACCGTGTTTGCCGCCGACACGGCTCCGCCGGTTGTCACTGCGGATCCGGTTGCCGGCACCTACGGCGCTGGTAAGTCCATCACGTTGTCCGTCAATGAGGCCGCCACCATTTACGTCACCACAGATGGTACGACGCCTACGACGTCGAGTCCGGTGTACTCCGGCCCTCTTCCCTTGACCTCCCTGACCCTTAAGTACTTTGCAAGGGATACGGCAGGAAACTCCTCGGCCGTCGCAACCCAGACCTACGTGCTGGACAACACTGCACCCACCCTGACCGTGGCGCCGGCCGCTGGAGGATACGCCTCGGGACAACCAGTGACCATGTCATCGAGCGAACCGGGCAGCATCTTCTACACCACCGATGGCAGCACGCCGGCGACATCTGCCACGGGAAGCACGTCTGCCTACACCAACCCGATCGTGCTGACCGGCAACACCACAGTGAAAGCCGTTGCTGTGGACGCCTACGGAAATGCCTCCGCACTACTCACACGGGTCTACACGGTGCTGGACACAACACCTCCGGTGGTTACGGTGGCACCGCCTGCGGGCAGCTACCCCGCCAACCAGCAAATCACCCTGACGGCAAATGAGGCGGGTGCCAGCATCTACTTCACTACCAACGGCACGAATCCTACGGCTACAGCAGCCAACAAGTACTCCACGGCCATCACGCTGACCGCTGCCATGACGCTGAAGTACTTTGCCGTTGACACCTCGAACAACAGTTCGGCCATCGCAACGCAGGCCTACACCGTGACTGCACCGCCGACGAATACCTGGAAGGACTACACCGGTGATACAAAGAACGACGTCGTGGCACGCGACAACGCAGGAACCCTGTGGCTCTACCCGGGCAACGGTGCCGGAGGTTGGTTGACCCAGCGCTCGCTCGGCACAGGCTGGAACTCATTGAATGCGATCGTCCCCACCAAGGACTTCAATGGTGACGGACGCAGTGACGTCCTGGCACGGGACACCAACGGCGTCCTGTGGCTCTACCCTGGGAATGGGTCAGGAGGCCTCCAGCCCCGGGTCCAGGCCGGCACAGCCTGGGCAGGCATGACACTGATACTGGCACCGGGCGACTTCAGCGGCGACGGAAAGGCCGATGTCATCGCCAGGGACTCTGCCGGAATCCTGTGGCTTTACCGAGGGAACGGCACCGGCGGCTTCGCTTCGAGCGCCCAAATCGGCACCGGATGGAATTCCATGAATGCCATCCTGAGCACCGGTGACTTCAACGGCGACAGCAAGACCGATGTCCTGGCCCGTGACACCTCGGGGATCCTCTGGCTCTACCCCGGAAACGGCACCGGCGGCTGGCTCAGCCGGGTCCAAGTCGGTAGCGGCTGGAGTGGAATGACCGCAATCCTCGGACCGGGCGATTTCAACGGAGACGGCAAGAATGACGTCCTCGCACGTGACGCCGGCGGCAACCTGTTCCTGTACCCAGGGAACGGGACGTCCGGGTGGCTCTCCCGCAGCCAGGTGGGCTGGGGCTGGGGAGGTTTCACTTCCCTGCCGTAG
- a CDS encoding pilus assembly protein TadG-related protein, with product MTSPHRRGWWPPTGKSPEEGQIAVLIIGFVVLALLLATVVMAVSAVYLEHKKLLSLADGAALAAAGSFVVADLGAGSRPGLSLVDERVRAGAASYLATSGASSRHDRLTLDGRTGSEPGGTAVVVVTAVAHPPVISFLLPDGILVEARSVARSSLSQ from the coding sequence GTGACATCGCCCCACCGTCGCGGCTGGTGGCCTCCGACGGGCAAGTCACCGGAAGAAGGCCAGATCGCCGTTCTCATCATCGGCTTCGTTGTGCTGGCGCTCCTTCTGGCAACGGTGGTCATGGCAGTCTCGGCGGTCTACCTGGAGCACAAGAAGCTTTTGTCCCTGGCGGACGGAGCTGCCCTGGCCGCTGCCGGCTCCTTTGTGGTGGCCGATCTGGGAGCCGGGAGCCGGCCCGGCCTTTCGTTGGTGGACGAGCGGGTGCGCGCCGGGGCTGCGTCCTACCTGGCCACCAGTGGCGCCTCTTCCCGTCATGACCGGCTTACGTTGGACGGCCGTACTGGCAGCGAGCCAGGGGGTACGGCCGTAGTGGTGGTCACCGCTGTGGCCCATCCTCCCGTGATCAGTTTCCTCCTGCCCGATGGAATCCTGGTTGAGGCGCGGTCTGTAGCCCGGTCATCGCTGAGCCAGTAA
- a CDS encoding ATPase, T2SS/T4P/T4SS family gives MDAVTIVEGEVRELIRRRGLDPLEQASDVKLLVEAAVNDYDERALLGPLPSLGHLETARRHIFDAVAGFGPLQPLLDDAAIEEVWINAPHEVFVARNGESELTAISLTEQQVRDLVERMLKSSGRRLDLSSPFVDAALPDGSRLHVAIPDITRKHWAVNIRKFIARASRLEHLVELGSLTPQAARFLGAAVASGLNILVSGATQAGKTTMLNCLAAHIGSRERVVTVEEIFELQLPLRDVVGLQCRQPNLEGEGEIPLRRLVKEALRMRPDRLVVGEVREAESLDMLIALNSGLPGMCTVHANSAHDAVTKICTLPLLAGANISSAFVVPTVASCIDLVVHCSRHSTGRRQVTEILSLGRRVENGIIESSGVFGMVGSQLLPRANSMPSAEKFARAGFDVAALLELN, from the coding sequence GTGGACGCTGTAACGATTGTTGAGGGAGAAGTCCGGGAGCTTATCCGGCGCAGGGGGCTGGATCCCCTCGAACAGGCCTCGGACGTGAAACTTCTGGTGGAAGCGGCAGTCAATGACTACGACGAGCGGGCGCTGCTGGGTCCACTGCCTTCCCTGGGCCACCTCGAGACAGCCCGCCGGCATATCTTCGACGCCGTCGCCGGTTTCGGACCGCTGCAGCCGCTCCTGGACGACGCCGCCATTGAAGAGGTATGGATCAATGCGCCGCACGAGGTCTTCGTTGCCCGCAACGGCGAATCCGAACTGACAGCCATCAGCCTCACCGAGCAGCAGGTCAGGGACCTTGTGGAAAGAATGCTCAAGAGTTCAGGACGCAGGCTGGACCTGTCCTCGCCGTTCGTCGATGCCGCCCTTCCCGACGGTTCACGGTTGCACGTCGCCATCCCGGACATCACCCGGAAGCACTGGGCGGTCAATATCCGGAAGTTCATTGCACGGGCAAGCCGGCTGGAGCATCTTGTCGAACTTGGAAGCCTCACGCCCCAAGCAGCGCGCTTTCTGGGCGCAGCTGTGGCCAGCGGACTCAACATCCTCGTTTCAGGTGCCACGCAAGCAGGGAAGACAACCATGTTGAACTGCCTGGCGGCGCACATAGGTTCCCGTGAACGTGTGGTCACGGTGGAAGAGATCTTTGAATTGCAACTTCCCTTGCGCGACGTCGTTGGCTTGCAATGCCGGCAACCCAACCTGGAAGGAGAAGGGGAGATCCCACTGCGGCGGTTGGTCAAAGAAGCATTAAGGATGCGTCCGGACCGGTTGGTAGTGGGAGAGGTCCGTGAAGCGGAAAGCCTGGACATGCTCATTGCCCTCAACTCCGGCCTGCCGGGTATGTGCACTGTCCATGCCAATTCAGCCCACGATGCCGTGACCAAGATCTGCACACTCCCGCTCCTGGCGGGGGCAAACATATCCAGTGCCTTCGTGGTGCCCACAGTGGCCTCATGCATCGATCTCGTGGTTCATTGCAGCCGCCATTCAACGGGACGCAGGCAGGTGACCGAGATTCTGTCCCTCGGACGGAGGGTCGAAAACGGAATCATCGAGTCTTCCGGTGTGTTTGGCATGGTTGGTTCACAACTGCTGCCGCGGGCAAACTCCATGCCTTCCGCGGAGAAGTTTGCCCGGGCGGGCTTCGACGTCGCCGCACTGCTGGAACTGAACTGA
- a CDS encoding type II secretion system F family protein, giving the protein MSTNTAFAVLCGLLLGAGCWLILVRLPFMRGNSFSDRIEAQLRSRNLESRLLRTATHNLTPFGPLERIVRPIIGDAVRYLSRFNVGTAAVAKRLARSGSSKSPLDFRAEQLLWAGAGFVAALVLVVASAVVASAAAGQFSPPFLLVCVISGAAGGYLLRDYVLGQRIRKRESAMLSEFPSLAELMALAVAAGESAMGAMDRVSRSSSGELSAEFALVLADARSGKSLPEALQAFSTRSELPPLVRFFDGLVVAVERGTPLADVLRAQAADVRDSAKRELMESAGKKEIAMMVPVVFGVLPLTVIFAAFPAIAAFEMIL; this is encoded by the coding sequence ATGAGCACCAACACTGCGTTCGCCGTGCTCTGCGGGCTGCTTCTTGGGGCGGGCTGCTGGTTGATCCTGGTTCGGTTACCCTTCATGCGCGGGAACAGCTTCTCTGATCGGATCGAGGCCCAACTAAGGTCCAGGAACCTCGAATCGCGGCTGCTCCGTACGGCAACCCACAACCTCACACCTTTTGGGCCGCTGGAAAGGATAGTTCGCCCGATCATCGGTGACGCCGTCAGATACCTGTCGAGGTTCAACGTCGGAACCGCAGCAGTGGCCAAGAGGTTGGCGCGGTCAGGTTCTTCGAAATCCCCCTTGGACTTCCGGGCAGAGCAGCTCCTGTGGGCCGGCGCAGGCTTTGTGGCTGCCCTTGTCCTTGTAGTGGCCAGCGCCGTAGTGGCCAGCGCCGCAGCCGGCCAGTTCAGCCCGCCGTTCCTTCTGGTTTGTGTCATCTCCGGCGCAGCGGGCGGGTACTTGCTCCGCGATTACGTTTTGGGTCAACGCATCAGGAAGCGGGAATCGGCGATGCTCTCAGAATTTCCGAGCCTCGCAGAGTTGATGGCGCTCGCCGTTGCAGCAGGTGAGAGTGCCATGGGAGCAATGGACAGGGTGAGCCGCAGTTCCAGCGGGGAACTCTCTGCAGAATTTGCCTTGGTCCTCGCGGATGCCCGCTCCGGTAAGTCCCTGCCCGAGGCGCTGCAGGCTTTCTCCACCAGGTCGGAGCTGCCGCCCCTGGTCAGGTTCTTTGACGGCCTCGTGGTCGCAGTGGAGAGGGGAACGCCCCTCGCCGATGTCCTCCGGGCCCAGGCCGCGGATGTCCGCGACTCCGCCAAGCGCGAGCTCATGGAGTCGGCAGGCAAAAAGGAGATAGCCATGATGGTGCCCGTTGTGTTCGGGGTGCTCCCGCTCACGGTCATTTTTGCTGCCTTCCCGGCAATTGCCGCCTTCGAAATGATCCTTTGA
- a CDS encoding GH25 family lysozyme, whose translation MPDNAPDAEAMKAAMRAAIPAGGAEMGQRSPRVLAAKQGKEASGAPGSRAAGATISAAVPMAADPGHWRPSIGVAGQDVSAHQGNVNWQSQWNQGSRWAYVKASEGNYYLNENYTQQYNGSRNVGMVRGAYHFAIPNWSSGADQARYFVANGGGWTDDGYTLPPVLDIEYNPYAGRTINGFYFGNTCYDMSKAQLGQWAADFGNTVKALTGRFPVIYSTTDWWNTCVGNTTFGSYPLWIASYWNNPTNSPGSMPVSWGDYTMWQYSSTGPFEGDSNIFNGSYDQLRTFARGVPDPSNPSIKSAADILTTSAAGRLDAFPANGAGRITGPVNIGSGWSGAKALYVVDWNQDGVQDILSQWSDGTLKVFRGAPGGSFYAPIQVGSGWQEMSLTVGWWNYKDAYPGVIGQDYQGNLYRYSNTAGGGLGNGVLIGTGFSGHQLNQIDFDGDGNQDIVTRTTDGTLRLFRSNGVGSFISEPGRVIGSGWGGMTAVSSSTNFKGADSQGLHARASNGDLYYYPADSGSWDTRSLIGVGWDDASLISGAPLDVESTLGIDPEDIVAVRPDANLYRYPGTGTTALMPEDLIGTGWSGLKAGFVTDWNGDGALDIVAQWSDGRLTVYPGRNGSGFGSAISLGSNWKDWTLSVGTWKKADAHPGIVGYDATGRLYYFNNPTGRTVSTGISIGVGWTGMEITQVDFDKDSNADLLAKTSTGDLKLYRSNGTGNFIQEAAGVVGTGWNVISGFGAIRGFAGAGSLGIIARTTDGELRYYPVGSNRSWGTPTRIGTGWSSLTILSPAAK comes from the coding sequence ATGCCCGACAACGCACCTGACGCAGAAGCGATGAAAGCTGCGATGCGTGCCGCCATCCCGGCAGGCGGAGCGGAAATGGGGCAAAGGTCTCCCCGTGTCCTCGCGGCCAAGCAGGGCAAAGAGGCTTCTGGAGCCCCAGGCTCCCGTGCAGCAGGGGCCACCATCAGCGCCGCCGTGCCCATGGCAGCGGACCCCGGCCACTGGCGGCCCTCCATCGGCGTGGCCGGCCAGGATGTCAGCGCCCACCAAGGGAACGTGAATTGGCAAAGCCAATGGAACCAAGGGTCCCGTTGGGCGTACGTCAAGGCATCGGAAGGCAATTACTACCTCAACGAAAACTACACCCAGCAGTACAACGGATCCCGCAACGTTGGAATGGTGCGCGGCGCCTATCACTTCGCCATCCCCAACTGGTCCTCGGGTGCCGACCAGGCCCGGTATTTCGTGGCCAACGGTGGAGGCTGGACCGATGACGGCTACACCCTCCCACCTGTCCTGGACATCGAATACAACCCCTACGCAGGGCGGACCATCAATGGGTTCTACTTCGGCAACACCTGCTATGACATGTCCAAAGCGCAGTTGGGCCAGTGGGCAGCCGACTTTGGCAACACCGTCAAGGCCCTTACCGGCCGCTTCCCGGTCATTTACAGCACCACGGACTGGTGGAACACGTGCGTTGGCAATACCACCTTCGGCAGCTACCCCCTATGGATCGCTTCCTATTGGAACAACCCCACCAACTCTCCTGGCTCCATGCCGGTCAGTTGGGGCGACTACACCATGTGGCAGTACAGCAGTACCGGTCCTTTCGAGGGCGATTCGAACATCTTCAACGGCAGCTACGACCAACTGCGGACCTTCGCCCGTGGGGTCCCGGATCCCTCAAACCCCTCCATCAAGTCCGCTGCGGACATCCTGACCACCAGCGCGGCAGGACGCCTGGATGCCTTCCCGGCGAACGGAGCCGGCAGAATCACCGGGCCAGTGAACATAGGCTCAGGTTGGTCCGGTGCGAAGGCGCTTTACGTAGTGGACTGGAACCAGGACGGCGTCCAGGACATCCTCTCCCAGTGGTCCGATGGGACTCTTAAGGTTTTCCGTGGCGCTCCCGGAGGTTCTTTCTACGCGCCCATCCAAGTCGGTTCCGGCTGGCAGGAAATGTCCCTGACGGTGGGCTGGTGGAACTACAAGGACGCCTATCCCGGAGTGATCGGACAGGACTACCAAGGCAATCTCTACAGGTACTCGAACACTGCCGGCGGCGGATTGGGGAACGGCGTCCTGATCGGGACCGGCTTCAGTGGCCACCAACTGAACCAGATCGACTTCGACGGAGACGGCAACCAGGACATCGTCACACGCACCACCGATGGAACCCTTCGGCTGTTCCGCTCCAACGGCGTAGGCAGCTTCATCAGCGAGCCCGGACGAGTCATCGGTTCCGGCTGGGGCGGCATGACGGCAGTGAGCTCGTCAACAAACTTCAAGGGCGCGGATTCCCAGGGACTCCACGCCCGGGCATCCAATGGCGACCTTTACTACTACCCGGCCGACTCCGGCTCCTGGGACACCCGCAGCCTCATCGGTGTTGGGTGGGATGACGCAAGCCTCATCAGCGGTGCGCCACTTGATGTTGAGTCGACCCTGGGCATCGACCCGGAGGACATCGTGGCAGTCAGGCCCGACGCCAACCTCTACCGCTACCCGGGCACCGGTACCACTGCGCTGATGCCGGAAGACCTCATCGGCACGGGATGGTCGGGCCTGAAAGCAGGCTTCGTTACAGACTGGAACGGGGACGGAGCCCTGGACATCGTGGCGCAATGGTCCGATGGCCGCTTGACGGTATACCCCGGCAGGAACGGCAGCGGCTTCGGATCGGCGATCTCGCTTGGGAGCAACTGGAAAGACTGGACACTGAGCGTAGGTACGTGGAAGAAAGCTGACGCACACCCCGGGATTGTCGGGTACGACGCCACCGGCCGTTTGTACTACTTCAACAACCCCACGGGAAGAACCGTTTCCACCGGGATATCCATAGGTGTCGGATGGACAGGCATGGAGATCACGCAGGTGGACTTCGACAAGGACTCCAATGCCGACCTCCTTGCCAAAACGAGCACCGGCGATCTCAAGCTGTACCGCTCGAACGGCACCGGAAACTTCATTCAGGAAGCTGCCGGCGTTGTGGGCACCGGGTGGAACGTGATTTCCGGCTTCGGCGCCATCCGCGGTTTCGCAGGAGCGGGCTCATTGGGCATCATCGCCCGGACCACCGACGGGGAATTGCGGTACTACCCCGTGGGCTCCAACAGGTCCTGGGGAACGCCAACCAGAATCGGAACGGGCTGGAGCAGCCTGACAATTCTCTCGCCCGCCGCCAAGTAG
- a CDS encoding TadE family protein: protein MDRPPGVPEERGSAVVDFVLVGALLTVFFMAVIQLTLVLHIRNTLIDAAASGAAYGALADRTQADAQVRTTELIQTALNSDYSQDVSSSIVTVEGVLALEVTVKAPLPVVGLVGPGGVLEVKGHAALAG, encoded by the coding sequence ATGGATCGGCCGCCGGGAGTCCCGGAAGAGCGCGGCTCAGCCGTTGTGGACTTTGTCTTGGTCGGGGCGTTGCTGACTGTGTTCTTCATGGCGGTCATTCAGCTGACCTTGGTGCTTCATATACGCAACACGCTCATTGACGCCGCGGCTTCCGGCGCGGCTTACGGAGCGCTTGCGGACCGCACGCAGGCCGATGCCCAAGTGCGGACCACTGAACTGATTCAGACGGCGTTGAACAGCGATTACTCGCAGGACGTTTCTTCTTCCATCGTCACTGTCGAGGGCGTTCTTGCCTTGGAGGTGACGGTGAAGGCACCGCTGCCTGTAGTCGGGCTGGTGGGTCCGGGTGGAGTGCTGGAGGTGAAGGGGCATGCGGCGCTCGCCGGCTAA
- a CDS encoding type II secretion system F family protein — MGSLLGILLGLGVFLVWWSAWAMPPTAPKESVPGRLELLLTSAGIEKVTGGGLLLTCAGVGLLALLVFFVLTGSPPVAACFGLFGSWVPFAAVRRRARKRRAALRQLWPDVVDHLRSAIRAGLALPEALIQLGYKGPEELRPLFLDFGADYRSGGQFEAALNRLKARLADPVADRIIEALRMTREVGGSDLGRMLGTLSGFLRDSARTRSELEARQSWTINAARLSVAAPWIVLVVMASRPEAMQAYNSATGVVVLLGGLLVSVLSYSVMLRVGALPEDQRVFR, encoded by the coding sequence ATGGGGTCCCTCCTTGGCATCCTCCTTGGCCTGGGCGTCTTCCTCGTCTGGTGGTCCGCGTGGGCCATGCCGCCGACGGCCCCCAAGGAAAGTGTTCCTGGTCGCCTGGAGCTCCTGCTCACCTCAGCGGGCATCGAAAAAGTGACGGGTGGGGGACTTCTCCTCACCTGCGCCGGCGTCGGTCTTCTGGCGCTGCTGGTCTTCTTTGTCCTCACTGGATCACCGCCGGTGGCCGCCTGCTTCGGCCTCTTTGGTTCGTGGGTTCCCTTCGCTGCGGTCCGTCGGCGGGCGCGCAAGCGCCGGGCAGCGCTCCGGCAATTGTGGCCGGACGTTGTAGACCACTTGCGCTCAGCCATCCGGGCCGGTCTTGCCCTCCCCGAAGCGCTCATCCAACTGGGCTACAAGGGACCGGAGGAACTTCGCCCGCTGTTCCTGGACTTTGGGGCGGACTACAGGTCCGGCGGACAGTTCGAAGCCGCGTTGAACAGGTTGAAAGCACGGCTTGCAGACCCTGTGGCGGACCGCATCATCGAAGCCCTCCGAATGACACGCGAAGTAGGTGGCTCGGATCTGGGGCGGATGCTGGGAACGCTCTCGGGGTTCCTGAGGGATAGTGCACGCACTCGAAGTGAACTCGAAGCCCGCCAGTCATGGACAATCAACGCCGCACGCCTTTCGGTGGCAGCACCATGGATCGTCCTGGTGGTTATGGCAAGCCGACCGGAAGCGATGCAGGCCTATAACTCGGCCACAGGGGTCGTGGTCCTGCTCGGCGGCCTGCTGGTATCAGTCCTCAGCTATTCGGTGATGCTGCGTGTTGGCGCATTGCCCGAGGACCAGCGGGTGTTTCGATGA